In the Flavobacterium sp. J372 genome, one interval contains:
- a CDS encoding VCBS repeat-containing protein, with the protein MKKIFTLVFLAICGAAQAQTGFAREIITDETSGDFHLMYTAIADIDGDGKNDVVSKGSTKILWHKNIDGHGTFGRGKTILTGESMRGFITGDIDGDGDKDIIFHRYSEQSQSAHIGFIKNDGAGNFAPVVMIASLGNTIADVNLYLSDIDADGKPDLVFIKNNAVCWSKNTNGQNFASPTVIAQLSDATIVFTCSDFTNDGLPDIVYNHVNTMGLIKNIGDGNFAAMQPIDTASIGFNIAAADMDSDGNEDIVFIRWEQDSSFSLKSLVWYKNNNNGQFGARQTLVTPLTANNSYDWFWLETADFDNDGKHDIGLSRRETGKLAWYKNMGNGIVAAEQVIAQNMAGIINFAVGHINTNESIDVVASNAGYKLSWYKNTPDGFNSEVNITSAVFDPNKADTGDIDGDGYIDIVVSSGTDKKITWYKNNNGQGFTGNQNIVTSSLNGACNATLVDIDNDGDLDIMANSTYFMQGSYTSLFCYKNNGQGIFTQQLIIPEEFGNPAYSYNYVDVDSDGDKDIIAYIAPAVKVYKNNGNGTFANPYAITPWTTWPYPNKIFFGDIDNDGKPDMLTSTNNIGSQVVAVKWYKNLGTGTFSPATDLQNIPFGEFIITDMNADGKNDLVSLLQEPTEIAWFQGMGSGAFSQKKFIATTFLNFEMIKVGDIDGDGNKDIVSTSHNGQALVWYRNNVNTGTFSSTPIIYLTPGSGPCEQYSRDRYKWRWQK; encoded by the coding sequence ATGAAGAAAATTTTTACGCTTGTGTTTTTAGCGATTTGCGGGGCAGCTCAAGCCCAAACGGGTTTTGCACGGGAAATAATAACAGACGAGACATCCGGCGACTTTCATTTGATGTATACTGCAATTGCAGATATTGACGGTGATGGTAAAAATGATGTTGTAAGTAAGGGGTCAACAAAAATCCTATGGCATAAAAATATTGATGGACATGGTACATTTGGCCGGGGTAAAACTATACTTACAGGTGAGTCAATGCGCGGATTTATTACAGGTGATATTGATGGTGACGGAGACAAGGACATTATTTTCCATAGATATAGTGAACAAAGTCAGTCAGCACACATAGGTTTTATCAAGAATGACGGAGCAGGTAATTTTGCTCCTGTAGTGATGATAGCTAGTCTTGGCAATACCATTGCAGATGTAAACCTTTATTTATCTGATATAGATGCTGATGGAAAACCTGATCTTGTGTTTATAAAAAATAATGCTGTTTGCTGGTCTAAAAATACTAACGGGCAGAATTTCGCTTCGCCCACTGTAATTGCCCAACTTAGTGATGCAACTATAGTGTTTACATGCTCAGATTTCACTAATGACGGTCTTCCGGATATTGTGTATAACCATGTAAATACAATGGGTTTAATTAAAAATATCGGGGACGGGAATTTTGCAGCAATGCAACCTATAGATACAGCATCTATAGGTTTTAATATCGCAGCTGCTGATATGGATAGTGATGGTAATGAAGATATTGTATTTATAAGATGGGAACAGGATTCAAGCTTTTCCTTGAAAAGTTTGGTGTGGTACAAAAACAATAATAATGGTCAGTTTGGTGCGAGGCAAACCCTGGTTACACCACTAACGGCAAATAATAGCTATGATTGGTTCTGGCTGGAAACCGCCGACTTTGACAATGATGGTAAACACGACATTGGCTTGTCGAGAAGGGAAACAGGTAAATTGGCCTGGTACAAAAACATGGGAAATGGTATTGTGGCGGCTGAGCAGGTTATCGCCCAAAATATGGCCGGCATCATCAATTTTGCGGTTGGCCATATAAATACCAACGAAAGTATTGATGTTGTTGCAAGTAATGCGGGCTACAAATTGTCGTGGTATAAAAACACGCCGGATGGCTTTAATAGCGAAGTGAACATCACCAGCGCAGTGTTTGACCCTAATAAAGCGGACACAGGCGATATTGATGGTGATGGCTATATAGATATTGTGGTATCATCTGGAACCGACAAGAAGATTACTTGGTACAAAAATAATAACGGGCAAGGCTTTACAGGAAACCAGAATATTGTGACCTCTTCTCTGAATGGCGCATGTAATGCCACGCTTGTTGATATAGATAATGACGGCGACCTCGACATTATGGCGAACAGCACATATTTTATGCAAGGCAGCTATACTTCTCTATTTTGTTATAAGAATAACGGGCAGGGAATATTTACACAACAGCTTATAATACCTGAAGAGTTTGGCAACCCTGCTTACAGCTATAATTATGTTGACGTAGACAGTGACGGAGATAAAGATATAATTGCTTATATAGCTCCTGCTGTTAAAGTGTATAAAAACAATGGCAATGGCACATTTGCCAATCCTTATGCTATTACACCATGGACTACATGGCCATATCCTAATAAAATTTTCTTTGGCGATATTGATAATGACGGTAAGCCTGATATGCTTACTTCTACAAACAACATCGGTAGTCAAGTTGTAGCTGTTAAATGGTATAAAAATTTGGGTACCGGCACTTTTAGCCCTGCAACAGATTTGCAAAATATACCTTTTGGAGAATTTATAATAACCGATATGAATGCCGATGGCAAGAATGATTTGGTAAGTTTATTGCAAGAGCCCACTGAAATTGCATGGTTTCAGGGTATGGGGTCTGGTGCTTTCAGTCAGAAAAAATTTATTGCGACTACGTTTCTTAACTTTGAGATGATAAAGGTGGGTGATATTGATGGTGATGGCAACAAAGACATCGTTTCAACATCACACAATGGGCAAGCACTTGTATGGTATCGTAACAATGTTAATACAGGCACATTTTCTTCCACTCCAATTATATACTTAACACCGGGAAGCGGACCCTGCGAGCAGTATAGCCGTGACAGATATAAATGGCGATGGCAAAAATGA